GCATTACGGCTAAAGACGCGCACACGGTCGTGATCGAGCTCTCCCGGCCACTCGGTCTGCTGCCGACCTACTTGGCCTCGGCCAACGCCATGGCGGCCGTGATGCCGAAAGCGATCCTCGATAAGTACGGAGACAAGCCCGTCCAGGAATACATTGGCACCGGGCCCTACATGTTCAAAGAGTGGAAACCTGACGCCTACCTCCGCCTCGTGCGGTGGGATAAGTATGTGCCCGTGAGGCAGCCGGGCAGCGGCTACGCCGGCCAGCGGATGGCCTACGCGGACCAGATCGATATCCTTCCGGTCCCCGATGCCAACACTCGGTTGGCGGGAATGCAGTCCGGACAGTACGACATCGCGTTCTCGGTGCCGCCGGATCAGTACGCGCAGGTGAAAAGCATCTCCAGCCTGCACGTCGCGTTCCTCAAACCGAGCGAGTGGTTCATTTTCAATCTCAACAAGAAGGCACGAATGTTCACGGACCTCAAGATGCGCCAAGCGTTTCGTAAGGCGATCGACAGCAAACCCATCATGGAAGCGGCCTTCGGGCCGCAAGAGTTTTGGAGCATTGCCTCGCCGACGATCGGGTATCTGGCGTACGAGGATGACAAGACCGGCGCAGACGTGTTTAACCACCAGGACATCCCTGGGGCGAAGGCGCTGTTGCAGGAGGCCGGCTACAAAGGCCAGCCGCTCGTGTGGCTGACGACCAAGAACTACGATTACATGTACAAGGGGAGCACCGTCGCGAAGGCGCAACTCGAGGCCGTGGGGTTCAAGGTCGACCAGCAGGTCCTCGACTGGGCGACCGTTGTTCAGCGGCGGGCGCAGCCGGACGTCTACGACGTCTTCCAGACCGGCATGGGAGGAGCCCCCGCGATTCCCCCGGCGATGGACGCGTTCGTTTCCGACGGCTGGCCGGGTTGGTGGACGGACCCGAAGAAGGCGGCAGCGATGGAGAAGTTCGAAGGGAGCGTCTCGCTTGCCGACCGCAAGGCGGCCTGGTCGTCGATCCAGCAACTGTTCTACGATGAGGTCGTCGCGGTCAAGGTGGGCGACTTCTACGACTACTTTGTCATTCAGAACAGGGTCCAAGGCTTTACGGCGGTCGACTATCCTCCGTACTGGAATCTCTGGCTCGCGAGTTGAGGGCCGGATCGCCGTCTACCGCGCAGGCGTCCCATCTGTCTGCGCGGTAGACGCATCGTTCGAAGACGGGACGCCGGCGTGCACCGCGAGCACGGACCACGGACCTCAGACACGCGGCGGGCATCGATGACGACGTCCTTCGCAGATCCGGTTGGAACCCGAGGCAACGCGTGACCGGATTCATCATCCGCCGGCTCCTCGCCGTGATCCCGGTGCTCCTCATCGTCGCGGCGTTTGCGTTCTTTCTTGTCCATCTCACGCCCGGCGATCCGGCCGGGTACATGCTCGGCCCGCTCGCCACCCCGGCGCAGATCAACCAACTCCGGGAAGTGCTCAATCTGAACCTGCCGCTCCCCGTCCAGTTTGAGCGCTGGTTCGTTCGGGCGCTGCACGGCGATATCGGGGAATCGCTGTTCATGTCCATCCCTGTGCCGCTCGCGATCTGGCAACGCGTGGAGCCGACCCTCCTCCTGACGCTCATGGCGGTAGTCGTCGAAGTGTTGATCGGCGTTCCCGCGGGCATCATCGCCGCGACGCACCGGAACTCCTGGGTCGACCAGATGGCGATCGCGCTCACCTCGCTCGGGCTGTCCATCCCGAGCTTCTGGCTCGGGTTGAACTTCATCTTCTTCTTTGGCGTGCACCTGCGGATCTTGCCGGTGGCGGGGTACGTCCCCCTGAGCGTCAGCTGGATCGGGGCGATTCGCTCGCTCTTGATGCCGTCTTTTGCCCTCGGGCTGATCAGCGCGGCCCTCGTTGCACGCATGACTCGCTCCAGCATGCTTGAAGTGCTATCGCAGGATTTCGTCCGAACCGCCCGGGCGAAGGGCGTGGCCGAGTGGGTCGTGATTTGGCGGCACGCGTTGTGGAACGCGATCCTCCCTGTCATGACCGTGGTTGGGAACAGCTTCGCGATTCTCTTGGGGGGGCTCGTCATCACGGAGCAGGTGTTTGCCATTCCCGGCGTGGGGCTGCTCGTCATCAACGCCGTGCTCCACCGCGACTACCCCGTGGTGCAGGGCGTGCTGCTCTACATTGTCACTCTGTACATCTTTATCAACGTCGGCATGGACATCCTCTACGCGCTGCTCGATCCGCGCATCAAGTTTGGATGAGCACGATCCGCTCCGTGCCGATCGAGGCTCCGGGATCGGCGGCGCCGTCCGCACGCTCGACCCGCGTGCGCTTCTACCGCCTGTTCCGCCGGAGCCGACTCGGCATGACCGGGGCCGCGTTGCTTGCCATCGTGGTCCTCTGTGCGCTGGGCGCTCCGTGGATCGCCCGGCAGAACCCGCTCGCCCTGGATCCGGCCGTGCGACTCCATCCGCCCGGGGCGGGGCATTGGTTCGGCACCGACGACTTCGGACGGGACGTTTTTAGCCGGGTCGTCTACGGGTCGCGGCTGTCTCTCGAGGTCGGCAGCTTGGTCGTGATGGCCACGGCGGCGCTCGGGATTCTCTCTGGCATCGTGGCGGGGTATTTCCGCGCGGCGGACGGCGTGATCATGCGCGTAGTCGATGCGCTCCTCGCGATCCCGCCGGTGCTGCTGGCGATCGCTTTGATGGCCGTCCTGGGGCCCCGCGTCAGCAACGTCGTCGTGTCGCTCACGATCGCCTACGTGCCGCAGCTCATTCGGGTCGTCCGGTCGCAGGTACTCGTTCTCCGGGAAGCGTTGTTTGCCGAGGCGGCCAAGTCGGCGGGCGCAACCGACAGCCGGATCGCGTTTCTCCACGTGCTCCCGAACGCGATTTCTGTGGTGATCATCCAGAGCACGGTGACATTTGCGGACGCGGTGTTGACGGAGGCGGGCCTCAGCTATCTCGGGGTTGGCGAGCCACCCGGCGTACCATCGTGGGGCAACATCCTTGCCGATGGCCGCAACTACATGCTTGAGGCGCCGTGGATGACCGTCTTCCCCGGTCTTGCCATCGTGATATGCGTGCTCGGGCTCAACTTGCTTGGCGATGGCTTGCGGGACGTGCTCGACCCGAGGACCCAAGGACGGTAGCTCGAATCCGCTCGGCACGTCGCAACATCGCGCGGCGGAGCCCACGAGCGGGCGAGGGAGCGGGGGAAGGGAGACTTCGTTGCGCCGCCGACGGCCCAGACGTGGGGCGCGAGGGTGTCCTGCGCGCGTCCTGGGTGACGCGGGCGCGATCGGTGCCCGTCAGGCGGGTGCGGGGCTCGCTTCCGCGGCCAGCGTCCACCCCGTAATGCCGGTCAAGGCCACGAACCCCAACTTCTCCAAGATCGGGCG
The sequence above is a segment of the bacterium genome. Coding sequences within it:
- a CDS encoding ABC transporter permease gives rise to the protein MTGFIIRRLLAVIPVLLIVAAFAFFLVHLTPGDPAGYMLGPLATPAQINQLREVLNLNLPLPVQFERWFVRALHGDIGESLFMSIPVPLAIWQRVEPTLLLTLMAVVVEVLIGVPAGIIAATHRNSWVDQMAIALTSLGLSIPSFWLGLNFIFFFGVHLRILPVAGYVPLSVSWIGAIRSLLMPSFALGLISAALVARMTRSSMLEVLSQDFVRTARAKGVAEWVVIWRHALWNAILPVMTVVGNSFAILLGGLVITEQVFAIPGVGLLVINAVLHRDYPVVQGVLLYIVTLYIFINVGMDILYALLDPRIKFG
- a CDS encoding ABC transporter substrate-binding protein, with the translated sequence MGSSMWTRRKMLRDGGLAVLGAAGGLGTALRGGWPAGALPTAQAAAGTPVKGGTLKVAQVGDPPTLDIMASTADVVTNDTQGIFEGFFALDSSGNAQPMLAAGAQWSNGNLTLTLPLRTNVLFHSGAPMTAADAAASLQRWLKLAPLGQSSASAVKSITAKDAHTVVIELSRPLGLLPTYLASANAMAAVMPKAILDKYGDKPVQEYIGTGPYMFKEWKPDAYLRLVRWDKYVPVRQPGSGYAGQRMAYADQIDILPVPDANTRLAGMQSGQYDIAFSVPPDQYAQVKSISSLHVAFLKPSEWFIFNLNKKARMFTDLKMRQAFRKAIDSKPIMEAAFGPQEFWSIASPTIGYLAYEDDKTGADVFNHQDIPGAKALLQEAGYKGQPLVWLTTKNYDYMYKGSTVAKAQLEAVGFKVDQQVLDWATVVQRRAQPDVYDVFQTGMGGAPAIPPAMDAFVSDGWPGWWTDPKKAAAMEKFEGSVSLADRKAAWSSIQQLFYDEVVAVKVGDFYDYFVIQNRVQGFTAVDYPPYWNLWLAS
- a CDS encoding ABC transporter permease, which encodes MSTIRSVPIEAPGSAAPSARSTRVRFYRLFRRSRLGMTGAALLAIVVLCALGAPWIARQNPLALDPAVRLHPPGAGHWFGTDDFGRDVFSRVVYGSRLSLEVGSLVVMATAALGILSGIVAGYFRAADGVIMRVVDALLAIPPVLLAIALMAVLGPRVSNVVVSLTIAYVPQLIRVVRSQVLVLREALFAEAAKSAGATDSRIAFLHVLPNAISVVIIQSTVTFADAVLTEAGLSYLGVGEPPGVPSWGNILADGRNYMLEAPWMTVFPGLAIVICVLGLNLLGDGLRDVLDPRTQGR